In Anaerolineales bacterium, one DNA window encodes the following:
- a CDS encoding DUF3090 domain-containing protein yields the protein MPRFEIDVDPCDHITADAIGKPGQRVFYLQAYQDQRTITIIIEKAQLQSLAIGIEQFLAQISQQNPHLEEASGDYVEHVMRINPPVDPLFRAGEIGLGYDKDRDRVVIFTKELLTEEFEPESAAQVRFWTTRTQLRQLARWGQDVASRGRPICPQCGQPMEPEGHFCPKKNGHLH from the coding sequence ATGCCCCGCTTTGAAATTGATGTAGACCCCTGTGATCATATCACCGCAGACGCCATCGGCAAACCAGGCCAGCGCGTCTTTTATTTGCAAGCCTATCAGGACCAGCGTACGATTACGATCATCATCGAGAAGGCACAGTTGCAATCGCTTGCCATCGGCATCGAACAGTTCCTCGCGCAGATCAGCCAGCAAAACCCGCACCTTGAAGAAGCCTCCGGCGATTATGTGGAACATGTCATGCGCATCAACCCGCCGGTGGACCCGCTCTTCCGCGCCGGTGAAATCGGGCTGGGGTATGACAAGGACCGCGACCGCGTCGTCATCTTTACCAAGGAATTGCTCACCGAGGAGTTCGAACCCGAGTCTGCGGCGCAGGTCCGCTTTTGGACGACGCGCACACAGTTGCGGCAATTAGCCCGCTGGGGACAGGATGTTGCCTCGCGTGGACGACCGATCTGCCCGCAGTGCGGCCAGCCGATGGAACCCGAGGGACATTTCTGTCCCAAAAAGAACGGGCACTTGCATTGA
- a CDS encoding methylmalonyl-CoA mutase family protein gives MYDKKKLDGLKDSLKKWGQASLEKALGQLPERADEFITTSSEPVNRIYTPLDVADMDYAASLGLPGEYPYTRGVHPTLHRSKLWTMRMFAGFGTAEETNARFKYLLEQGQTGLSIAFDLATLMGYDTDQPEALGEFGKCGVAISSLKDMEILLDGIPLDKVSSSMTINSPAAIIWAMYLAAAEKQGVRSDQLRGTTQNDILKEFIAQKEFIFPPEPSMRLVVDTMEFGAQKVPQWNTISISGYHIREAGSTAAQELAFTLVDGMEYVRWGIERGMDVDEFAPRLSFFFNAHNDFFEEIAKYRAARRIWAREMRETFKAKNPRSWLMRFHTQTAGVSLTAQQPENNVVRVAIQALAAVIGGTQSLHTNSLDEALALPSEHSVTIALRTQQIIAEESGVANTVDPLGGSFFVEAQTDRMEKDAYAYFRRIEDLGGVIPAIEKGFMQSEISDAAYRYQREIDTGIRKIVGVNAYAEDQPLSIPILKMDPNGYSRQVARLNEVRKTRDSGHVGQALDRLRIACEGTENTMPHIMECVHAYCTLGEIIGVMTKVFGKYEEPTMI, from the coding sequence ATGTACGATAAAAAGAAACTCGACGGGTTAAAAGATTCGCTGAAAAAATGGGGGCAGGCCTCCCTTGAAAAAGCGTTGGGCCAACTGCCGGAGCGCGCAGACGAATTTATCACGACCTCCTCCGAACCGGTCAACCGCATCTACACCCCGCTCGATGTGGCGGATATGGACTACGCCGCCTCGCTTGGACTTCCAGGCGAATACCCCTATACAAGGGGAGTCCACCCGACGCTGCATCGTTCCAAACTGTGGACAATGCGCATGTTTGCCGGCTTCGGCACCGCGGAGGAAACGAACGCGCGCTTCAAATACCTGCTCGAGCAGGGTCAGACCGGCCTGAGCATTGCCTTCGACCTGGCTACCTTGATGGGCTATGACACCGACCAGCCCGAAGCGCTCGGCGAGTTCGGCAAGTGCGGCGTGGCGATCTCGTCGCTGAAGGATATGGAAATCCTGCTGGATGGGATCCCGCTCGACAAAGTCTCCTCCAGCATGACCATCAACTCGCCCGCCGCGATCATCTGGGCCATGTATCTCGCCGCCGCTGAAAAGCAGGGTGTGCGCTCCGATCAACTGCGCGGCACAACGCAAAATGACATTCTAAAAGAGTTCATCGCGCAGAAGGAATTCATCTTCCCGCCCGAACCATCCATGAGACTGGTCGTGGACACGATGGAGTTCGGCGCGCAAAAGGTCCCGCAATGGAATACGATCTCCATTTCAGGCTATCACATCCGCGAAGCCGGTTCGACTGCCGCGCAGGAACTGGCGTTCACGCTGGTGGATGGGATGGAATACGTCCGCTGGGGGATCGAGCGCGGCATGGATGTGGATGAGTTCGCGCCGCGCCTGTCTTTCTTCTTTAACGCGCACAACGACTTCTTCGAAGAGATCGCCAAATACCGCGCCGCCCGCCGCATCTGGGCGCGCGAGATGCGCGAGACGTTTAAAGCAAAGAATCCGCGCTCGTGGCTGATGCGCTTCCACACACAGACGGCGGGAGTCTCGCTCACGGCGCAGCAGCCGGAGAATAATGTGGTACGCGTCGCCATTCAGGCTCTTGCCGCCGTCATCGGCGGCACACAATCCCTGCATACCAACTCATTGGATGAAGCGCTTGCGCTTCCCTCTGAACATTCCGTGACCATCGCCCTGCGCACGCAGCAGATCATCGCCGAGGAATCAGGCGTGGCGAACACGGTGGATCCACTTGGGGGGAGCTTCTTCGTCGAAGCGCAAACAGACCGGATGGAGAAGGATGCGTACGCCTACTTCCGCCGCATCGAGGATCTGGGCGGCGTCATCCCCGCCATTGAAAAGGGATTCATGCAAAGCGAAATTTCCGATGCGGCATATCGGTATCAGCGCGAGATCGATACGGGCATCCGCAAGATCGTGGGGGTGAATGCCTATGCAGAGGATCAGCCGTTGAGCATCCCAATCCTGAAGATGGACCCGAACGGATACAGCCGTCAGGTGGCGCGCTTGAACGAAGTCCGCAAAACGCGTGACAGCGGGCATGTGGGACAGGCATTGGATAGACTGCGTATCGCCTGCGAAGGCACAGAGAACACCATGCCCCATATCATGGAATGTGTCCACGCGTATTGCACATTGGGCGAGATCATTGGGGTGATGACGAAGGTGTTTGGGAAGTACGAAGAACCGACGATGATCTAA
- a CDS encoding MFS transporter, protein MVKRHLPFWLKLLYGSGDWGIASIGMMRSIFYAIYLTDVVGIEPRLASLGALAGIIWDAINDPLIGMLSDRMKSRLGRRRPFLLWFAFPFGLSFVILWSAPHWESQIALLVYVTLAFMISDTLSTLVSMPYLSLTPELTQDYDERTSLSSFRTVFQLLSAMTVVIAAPMIVDGVIIGGGTQQQGFMLAGAIFGAIGSLPLFFIGLFVRERYASGEQESLSFRETLRVAWENVPFRYAAGIYMFNWSAVDMVAITFPFFLLYWVAQGDLLARINILGVDLALESAFFGVLMLVCVLFVPFWLWFAKRYNKIKAYIAGMCAWIVVQALIFTIQPGDTNYLLLIAALAGIGVSAAYILPDSILPDVIEWDELRTRRRQEGIYYGIRTLIRKLTGALVIFVTLQILGWSGYQSPPIDAIQFSQSDSALLSIRLMVSFIGVAILLGTIILAWSYPLSREKYERIQKLLKHRREQKSRAEEIRSA, encoded by the coding sequence TTGGTAAAAAGACATCTTCCCTTCTGGCTTAAGCTTTTATATGGTTCCGGTGATTGGGGCATTGCCAGCATTGGCATGATGCGTTCGATCTTTTATGCCATATATCTGACCGATGTGGTCGGCATCGAGCCGCGCCTCGCCTCGCTCGGCGCGCTGGCCGGCATCATCTGGGATGCAATCAACGACCCGCTGATCGGCATGTTGAGCGACCGCATGAAATCGCGGCTTGGACGGCGGCGTCCGTTCCTGCTGTGGTTTGCCTTCCCCTTCGGGTTAAGCTTTGTGATCCTGTGGTCTGCGCCGCACTGGGAGAGCCAGATCGCATTGCTGGTCTACGTGACGCTCGCCTTCATGATCTCGGACACGCTGAGCACGCTTGTGTCCATGCCGTATCTTTCCCTGACCCCGGAACTGACCCAGGACTACGACGAACGCACTTCCCTTTCGAGTTTCCGCACGGTCTTCCAATTGTTATCCGCAATGACCGTTGTGATCGCCGCGCCCATGATCGTGGACGGGGTGATCATCGGCGGCGGCACGCAGCAACAGGGATTCATGCTGGCAGGCGCGATCTTTGGCGCCATCGGGTCGCTTCCGCTTTTCTTCATAGGCCTGTTTGTGCGCGAGCGGTACGCATCCGGCGAGCAGGAATCGTTGTCCTTCCGCGAGACCCTGCGTGTGGCATGGGAGAATGTCCCGTTTCGTTATGCGGCCGGCATTTACATGTTCAACTGGTCGGCAGTGGACATGGTCGCCATCACGTTCCCCTTCTTTTTATTGTATTGGGTGGCGCAGGGGGACCTGCTTGCCCGCATTAACATTCTTGGCGTTGACCTCGCGCTCGAATCCGCCTTCTTTGGCGTGTTGATGCTCGTATGCGTCCTGTTCGTCCCATTCTGGCTGTGGTTCGCAAAACGCTACAACAAGATCAAGGCATATATTGCCGGCATGTGCGCGTGGATCGTTGTGCAGGCATTGATCTTTACCATTCAACCGGGAGATACGAACTACCTGCTGCTCATTGCGGCACTGGCAGGGATCGGCGTATCCGCCGCGTATATTCTGCCTGACTCGATTCTGCCCGATGTGATCGAATGGGATGAACTGCGCACACGGCGCCGGCAGGAGGGCATCTACTACGGCATCCGCACCCTTATCCGCAAGCTGACCGGTGCGCTGGTCATCTTTGTTACCCTGCAAATTTTAGGCTGGTCCGGGTATCAATCCCCGCCAATCGATGCAATTCAATTTTCCCAGTCCGACTCTGCGCTGCTCTCCATCCGTTTGATGGTTTCATTTATCGGCGTGGCGATTTTATTGGGGACGATCATCCTGGCCTGGTCGTATCCGCTGTCGCGTGAAAAATATGAACGCATCCAAAAACTATTAAAGCACCGTCGCGAACAAAAAAGCAGAGCGGAGGAAATTCGCTCCGCTTAA